From a region of the Nonlabens dokdonensis DSW-6 genome:
- a CDS encoding tetratricopeptide repeat protein produces MKNFKKVFFGLVIVISGYFIYTTYFEKYHEEPLTKDLKEIANVFDNNVKSNNVEYDLEKTIKTIHSLDNSRKNQKSFEEYYAFLKTFDYSDVAIDVLNAKKDILPIMNEMHQIDKELENAESMWTLFQNMPEVLIEENSKASSSITYPYNMIAVSSAAIASNVLNQHELSEKYEKQFNIVKNEYLDYVENYTKVYSKYLKQWDEVCIKRDKAYLEINSENFESALIELDKVLLLSPKDREALLLKSLCLIEINKSRLIVNESIPIEISEIEIILQQYLDLYPDQSAPALLLKGRYSLLLNKENEALTYFNQSAIEYPKQAHNLLDLLNTYEQRNYLNRSVEGKYLLELYKSTMEGYGAFSPNFQKALIASNKFNSDVAKEEILKHFFRRGNQLVYDFLISDMDYCEKNLKESFNLIFEEKSFLDLEANTSTWNSNALNISLNNKSDIKLQNVRLFLCIHFTDMYKDDYEVFKADHTINEVMPHSKTDFGKTEIKYNFLGKDKNIDNDIVSVRAIVVTDERIAWIDKNDFKLEVIKDDISNKNIESNKSKLEKLDLHYKYTGISGKQVLKLIDQKSILTVDHNLIGKDVITLKLPRELIHLNPYFSINKLNMDEAIIPEKIKLNGPYIEMQFDHNVSEDDKVEFYLNSSDLLINWSVRFDENRKVKTVETNIY; encoded by the coding sequence ATGAAAAATTTTAAAAAAGTATTTTTTGGACTAGTAATTGTTATTTCTGGATACTTCATTTACACTACATATTTTGAGAAATATCATGAAGAACCTTTAACTAAAGATCTAAAAGAGATTGCGAATGTTTTTGATAATAATGTCAAGTCAAATAATGTCGAATATGATTTAGAAAAGACTATAAAGACAATTCATTCATTGGATAATTCAAGAAAAAATCAAAAGAGTTTTGAAGAATACTACGCATTTTTAAAAACTTTCGATTATTCTGATGTAGCTATTGATGTATTAAATGCCAAAAAGGATATTTTACCCATAATGAACGAAATGCATCAAATTGACAAAGAACTTGAAAATGCAGAGAGTATGTGGACTTTATTCCAAAATATGCCAGAAGTTTTAATTGAAGAAAACTCAAAAGCTTCTTCCTCAATTACTTATCCTTATAATATGATCGCAGTTTCAAGCGCTGCAATAGCAAGTAATGTTTTAAATCAACATGAATTATCTGAGAAATATGAAAAACAATTTAACATTGTAAAGAATGAATATTTGGATTATGTTGAAAATTATACGAAAGTTTATTCAAAGTATTTAAAACAATGGGATGAAGTTTGTATTAAGAGAGACAAAGCATATTTAGAAATCAATTCAGAAAATTTTGAAAGTGCATTAATAGAATTAGATAAGGTATTACTTCTTAGTCCAAAAGACAGAGAAGCTTTGTTGTTAAAATCACTTTGTTTAATTGAAATAAATAAATCTCGATTGATTGTAAATGAATCTATTCCAATTGAAATATCAGAGATAGAAATTATTTTACAACAATATTTGGATCTATATCCAGATCAATCAGCACCAGCTTTATTATTAAAAGGCAGATATTCTCTTTTATTAAATAAAGAAAACGAAGCCCTAACATATTTTAACCAATCAGCAATCGAATATCCAAAGCAAGCTCATAATTTATTGGATTTACTCAACACTTATGAACAACGTAATTATCTAAATAGAAGTGTAGAAGGTAAATATTTACTTGAATTATACAAATCAACAATGGAAGGATATGGGGCTTTCAGTCCAAATTTTCAAAAAGCTTTGATTGCTTCCAATAAATTTAATTCAGATGTAGCAAAAGAAGAAATACTCAAACATTTTTTCAGAAGAGGAAATCAATTGGTTTATGATTTTTTGATTTCAGACATGGATTATTGTGAAAAAAATTTGAAAGAAAGTTTCAATTTGATTTTTGAAGAAAAATCTTTTCTAGATTTAGAGGCAAATACATCTACATGGAATTCAAACGCTTTAAATATTTCTTTAAATAATAAGTCAGACATAAAACTGCAGAATGTACGGTTGTTCCTTTGCATTCACTTCACAGATATGTATAAAGATGATTATGAAGTGTTTAAAGCAGATCATACCATTAATGAGGTAATGCCTCATTCTAAGACTGACTTTGGAAAAACAGAAATCAAATATAATTTTCTTGGTAAGGATAAGAATATTGATAATGATATTGTTAGTGTTAGAGCAATAGTTGTTACTGATGAGAGAATAGCTTGGATCGATAAAAATGATTTTAAATTGGAAGTCATTAAAGATGATATTTCAAATAAGAATATCGAATCAAATAAAAGTAAATTGGAAAAATTAGATTTACATTATAAATACACAGGGATAAGTGGAAAACAAGTGCTAAAATTGATTGATCAGAAATCAATTTTAACGGTTGATCATAATTTAATCGGTAAAGATGTAATTACTTTGAAACTTCCTAGAGAATTAATTCATCTAAACCCTTACTTTAGTATCAATAAATTAAATATGGATGAAGCTATCATTCCTGAAAAGATCAAATTAAATGGACCTTATATCGAAATGCAATTTGATCATAACGTTTCAGAGGATGATAAAGTTGAATTTTATTTAAATAGCAGTGATTTATTAATTAATTGGTCGGTTAGGTTTGACGAAAATAGGAAGGTCAAAACAGTTGAAACAAATATTTATTAA
- a CDS encoding GTP cyclohydrolase I → MRVLELHFGVFELLPNIVLGKIKEGIHFDQELNAILGEHLIAHYGDNHHLGYVSVRENSYSVDPMVHLFNSRYDKLCCIGIVENQNSLLSSVALESKFFKKGKLKSFQDSNDALKWTNHQLESIINNTLTTSMN, encoded by the coding sequence ATGCGTGTTTTAGAATTGCATTTTGGAGTTTTTGAATTACTTCCCAACATTGTGTTAGGTAAAATTAAGGAAGGCATTCACTTTGATCAAGAATTAAATGCAATTTTAGGCGAACATTTGATCGCTCATTACGGTGATAATCACCACTTAGGTTATGTGAGTGTGAGAGAAAATAGCTATAGTGTAGATCCCATGGTACATCTATTCAACTCTCGTTACGATAAGTTGTGCTGTATAGGAATAGTTGAAAATCAAAATAGCCTATTAAGTTCTGTTGCGCTTGAGAGTAAATTTTTCAAAAAAGGTAAATTAAAATCTTTTCAAGATTCAAATGATGCTCTAAAATGGACTAATCATCAACTTGAAAGTATCATAAACAACACTCTTACTACTTCGATGAATTAA
- a CDS encoding protein-L-isoaspartate(D-aspartate) O-methyltransferase, with protein MEDNYIHKGKRRQLVDLMRDKGITDSKVLDAMNQVPRHLFLDSSFLEHAYKNKAFPIGADQTISHPFTVAFQSQLLELKAGDKVLEIGTGSGYQCAVLLEMKAQVYTIERQNELYKKTNLLFRKLNYRPRKYVFGDGYKGLPEEAPFDSIIVTCGAPEIPQTLLGQLKIGGRLVIPVGSDPQIMTLIIRESATDFSKETFGEFRFVPFLGGKN; from the coding sequence ATCGAAGATAATTACATACATAAAGGAAAGCGCCGTCAGTTAGTAGATTTAATGCGCGATAAAGGGATTACAGATTCCAAAGTGCTAGACGCTATGAATCAAGTGCCCAGACACTTGTTTCTAGACAGCTCGTTTTTAGAACACGCTTATAAAAACAAAGCATTTCCCATAGGAGCAGACCAGACCATATCTCATCCTTTTACAGTGGCGTTTCAAAGCCAATTGCTGGAATTAAAAGCAGGCGATAAAGTACTGGAAATAGGAACTGGAAGTGGTTATCAATGTGCTGTATTACTAGAAATGAAAGCTCAGGTCTATACGATTGAGCGACAAAATGAATTGTATAAAAAAACCAATTTACTCTTTAGAAAACTGAATTATCGTCCTAGAAAATACGTTTTTGGCGATGGTTATAAAGGCTTGCCAGAAGAAGCTCCATTTGATTCTATTATCGTTACATGCGGTGCGCCCGAAATTCCTCAAACATTATTAGGCCAACTCAAAATAGGAGGTAGGCTAGTGATTCCAGTAGGTAGCGATCCACAAATAATGACCTTGATCATAAGAGAAAGCGCTACAGATTTTTCAAAAGAAACTTTTGGTGAGTTTAGGTTTGTCCCGTTTTTAGGTGGTAAGAATTAG
- a CDS encoding Gfo/Idh/MocA family protein, translating to MLKAGVLGAGHLGKIHLKLLQQSERYDLVGFYDADAQNSTKIEEELGYKYFSDVDELIAACDMIDVVTPTSYHHASGMKVLEAGKHLFIEKPITVTVEEAEELISLSRKRNLKGQVGQVERFNPAFRSVANRFDNPMFIETHRLAEFNPRGTDVSVVLDLMIHDIDAILSVVKSKVKSVSASGVSVISETPDIANARIEFENGCVANLTASRISLKKMRKARFFQKDAYISVDFLTKKVEVVRMKDAPEVPGDFDMILQNAEGIKKQIYFDNPDMTDNNAILDELETFADAIENDTRPIVNLEDGAAALDVALQIIKEFKSL from the coding sequence ATGCTTAAAGCTGGAGTTCTAGGTGCTGGCCACCTCGGTAAAATACACCTTAAACTACTACAACAAAGTGAACGTTACGACCTCGTAGGTTTCTATGATGCCGATGCTCAAAATTCAACAAAAATTGAAGAAGAGTTAGGGTACAAATACTTCTCTGATGTAGATGAACTCATCGCAGCTTGTGACATGATTGACGTAGTAACGCCTACTTCTTATCATCATGCGAGTGGTATGAAAGTCCTCGAGGCAGGAAAGCACCTGTTTATAGAAAAGCCGATTACTGTTACTGTAGAAGAAGCTGAGGAATTGATCTCGCTTTCGCGAAAGCGGAATTTAAAAGGTCAAGTAGGACAAGTGGAACGTTTTAACCCAGCATTTAGATCTGTGGCAAACCGTTTTGATAATCCTATGTTTATTGAAACACATCGATTGGCAGAGTTTAATCCGCGCGGTACAGATGTAAGTGTGGTACTAGATTTAATGATTCACGATATAGATGCAATACTAAGTGTTGTGAAAAGTAAAGTGAAGAGCGTGAGCGCAAGTGGCGTGTCTGTAATTTCTGAGACGCCAGATATTGCAAATGCTCGTATAGAATTTGAAAATGGCTGTGTGGCAAACCTTACTGCAAGCCGCATCAGTCTTAAAAAAATGCGCAAAGCACGTTTCTTCCAGAAGGACGCTTATATCTCTGTAGATTTCCTGACTAAAAAAGTAGAAGTCGTACGTATGAAAGATGCGCCAGAAGTACCTGGTGATTTTGACATGATCCTACAAAATGCTGAAGGAATCAAAAAACAAATCTACTTTGATAATCCAGATATGACAGATAATAATGCCATTCTAGACGAATTAGAAACCTTTGCAGATGCGATAGAAAACGATACCAGACCAATAGTAAATCTAGAAGATGGCGCAGCTGCTCTAGACGTAGCGCTACAAATCATCAAAGAGTTTAAATCTTTATAA
- a CDS encoding serine hydrolase domain-containing protein has protein sequence MKKLVLLGLLCVFVSCKKEASEPEEEKTTDYNSEGLEDKLGELFSNTNSKGMGIALFNGDQILFERGYGVSSLKYNVPYTTKTVQNIASISKVVTGLTLLKAMEGKDVKLSDDINSYLPFKVKNPLFPDESITIQQLVTHTSSIYDGEFYGNSYYIIEEGFEDNPDIDQEEVKELKTKENSLPLIEYLRATLEEIDSSSTKYGYINYKPGSTYSYSNNGAGLVAVIVESLTGQDFKTYSQEQIIKPLSLENSTWQDDISDQHSYLYSKNALRYPFYGLVTAADGAYRTSTHELAILGQELIKAHQQEGTLLNDTSYEMFFNKYLDESHFKTEKSSKAHEEDGFNKGVFITYERGGIGHSGGDPGVTTLLYFHPETHKGFALLFNSDFNTEEEVEAFKSIAKLLNEEIAK, from the coding sequence ATGAAAAAACTCGTTTTACTAGGTCTTTTATGTGTTTTCGTATCTTGTAAAAAAGAAGCGTCTGAACCTGAAGAAGAAAAAACTACCGATTATAATTCTGAAGGTTTAGAGGATAAATTGGGAGAATTATTCAGCAACACAAATTCTAAAGGAATGGGAATTGCTCTTTTTAATGGAGATCAAATTCTTTTTGAAAGAGGATATGGCGTAAGCTCTTTAAAATACAATGTGCCCTACACTACAAAAACAGTTCAAAACATTGCTTCTATTTCTAAAGTGGTTACAGGTCTTACCTTACTTAAAGCGATGGAAGGAAAAGATGTCAAACTAAGTGATGACATCAATTCTTATTTGCCTTTTAAAGTTAAGAATCCTTTGTTTCCAGATGAGTCCATAACAATTCAACAACTGGTAACACACACTTCTTCTATATATGATGGAGAATTTTATGGTAATTCTTATTACATCATAGAAGAAGGCTTTGAAGATAATCCCGACATCGATCAAGAAGAGGTAAAAGAACTTAAAACGAAAGAAAATAGCCTGCCTTTAATAGAATACCTAAGAGCAACGTTAGAGGAAATAGATAGCTCTAGTACTAAATATGGTTACATAAATTATAAGCCAGGTTCTACTTATAGTTACAGCAATAATGGTGCAGGATTAGTAGCGGTTATCGTAGAGTCCTTAACTGGTCAAGACTTTAAAACATACTCTCAAGAGCAAATTATAAAGCCGCTATCCCTAGAAAATTCCACTTGGCAAGATGACATTAGTGATCAGCATTCTTATTTATATAGCAAAAACGCATTGAGATATCCGTTTTATGGACTGGTAACTGCGGCAGATGGTGCCTATAGAACCAGTACCCATGAGCTAGCTATTTTAGGTCAAGAATTAATAAAAGCGCACCAGCAAGAAGGTACATTATTAAACGACACAAGCTATGAGATGTTCTTCAATAAATATCTAGATGAATCACATTTCAAAACTGAAAAATCTAGTAAAGCACATGAAGAAGATGGGTTCAACAAAGGAGTTTTTATCACTTATGAGCGCGGTGGCATAGGACATTCTGGAGGTGATCCAGGTGTGACTACATTACTTTACTTTCATCCTGAAACACATAAAGGATTTGCGCTTTTGTTTAATTCAGATTTCAATACAGAAGAAGAAGTCGAGGCTTTTAAATCTATTGCAAAACTCTTAAATGAGGAGATTGCCAAATAA
- a CDS encoding T9SS type A sorting domain-containing protein, whose amino-acid sequence MKLTLLSLILLLGFIGFSQNTLTQSTWYFTELVQGTTVTTQPILFRNVGTTLLFDTATSFETYAYNDINGDVTFDNNNTEFTLNFGTATLAFANDPVIDSFDQEYTQFFLAYPGQIFTYSVVTLGNITTLRITNPTGKVAVYRNLPLSETSFQLSSTDIFLSPSTDQILIDANEIPLNLLSYELFDLSGKKVLSAQKIENDQINISSLKNGFYIFKLKNNDGNVKTFKFSK is encoded by the coding sequence ATGAAATTAACGCTACTCTCTTTAATCCTTCTTTTAGGGTTTATTGGTTTTTCTCAAAATACACTAACTCAATCTACTTGGTATTTTACTGAATTAGTGCAGGGAACAACCGTCACAACGCAGCCCATCCTTTTTCGTAATGTAGGAACGACGCTTCTTTTTGATACTGCTACTTCTTTTGAAACTTATGCGTACAATGATATAAATGGAGATGTTACTTTTGATAATAATAATACCGAGTTTACCTTAAATTTTGGAACCGCAACCCTAGCATTTGCAAATGATCCAGTTATAGATAGCTTTGATCAAGAATACACACAATTCTTTTTGGCTTATCCAGGGCAAATATTCACGTATTCGGTTGTTACATTAGGAAATATAACCACACTGCGCATTACTAATCCTACTGGAAAAGTTGCCGTTTATCGAAACCTACCTTTAAGTGAAACTTCTTTTCAACTTTCCTCAACTGATATTTTCTTGTCTCCTAGCACCGATCAAATTCTTATAGATGCTAATGAAATTCCTTTGAACCTTTTAAGTTATGAGCTGTTTGATCTAAGTGGTAAAAAAGTTTTAAGTGCTCAAAAGATCGAGAATGATCAAATAAATATCAGTTCTTTAAAAAATGGTTTTTACATTTTTAAATTGAAGAATAATGATGGGAACGTTAAGACTTTTAAGTTTTCTAAGTAG
- the hutH gene encoding histidine ammonia-lyase, producing MIHEISPKRLSLRDLNDIDKNVTEIKLSEASLSAIKKCRKYLDDNFGTTDSPATYGINTGFGSLCNTPIDKKDLTQLQHNLIMSHACGTGEQVPEHIVRWMLFLKIQSLSYGHSGVSIQVVQRLIDFYNHEVYPVIYEQGSLGASGDLAPLAHLALPLIGLGEVIYEGKRYTGEEINELKGWKALQLQSKEGLALINGTQFMLAYGVYLSLESQKLWYWAHITTALSLDGFSCNMSPFDERIHLIRPHKGQLKSASIIRELLQDSDIAADVKANVQDPYSFRCTPQVHGASKDTLDHVIKTVLTECNSVTDNPNVFPESDTIISGGNFHGQPLALVLDFLSIAMSEVGSISERRIFQLMSGTRGLPPFLCKNAGLNSGMMILQYTAASIVSQNKQLSNPASTDSIVSSNGQEDHVSMGANAATKAFKVITNLKTILSIELLTSVQSLDFHEKETSSVLSSIKSILRSTIAAYDNDRVMYTDIKQAQEFIDSMNIDDLILND from the coding sequence ATGATACATGAAATTTCGCCAAAACGATTAAGTCTACGTGACTTAAATGACATAGATAAAAATGTAACAGAGATTAAGTTATCTGAAGCGTCATTGAGTGCGATCAAAAAATGTAGAAAATATCTTGATGATAATTTTGGAACGACAGATAGTCCTGCGACTTATGGAATTAATACAGGTTTTGGTTCTTTGTGCAATACTCCCATCGATAAGAAGGATTTGACTCAGCTGCAACATAACTTAATCATGTCTCACGCTTGTGGAACCGGAGAACAAGTTCCTGAGCATATCGTAAGGTGGATGTTATTTCTCAAAATACAAAGTTTATCCTACGGACATAGCGGAGTTAGTATTCAAGTGGTTCAAAGATTAATTGATTTTTATAATCATGAAGTATATCCAGTTATTTATGAACAAGGATCTTTAGGAGCTTCTGGTGATCTTGCGCCTTTAGCACACCTTGCCTTGCCTCTAATAGGTTTAGGAGAAGTTATTTATGAAGGAAAACGATACACTGGCGAAGAAATTAATGAACTGAAGGGTTGGAAAGCCTTACAATTACAATCGAAGGAAGGACTAGCTCTTATTAACGGAACCCAGTTTATGCTAGCTTATGGAGTTTATCTCTCTTTAGAATCTCAAAAATTATGGTATTGGGCTCATATTACGACGGCATTATCTCTAGATGGTTTTTCTTGTAATATGTCTCCTTTTGATGAGAGAATTCATTTGATACGACCTCATAAAGGACAATTAAAAAGTGCTTCTATCATTAGGGAATTACTACAAGACAGTGACATTGCTGCAGATGTAAAGGCAAATGTTCAAGATCCTTATAGTTTTAGATGTACGCCACAAGTTCATGGCGCTAGCAAGGATACACTTGATCATGTTATAAAAACTGTTTTAACCGAATGTAATTCTGTGACGGATAACCCTAACGTATTTCCAGAATCAGATACTATTATTTCTGGTGGAAATTTTCACGGACAACCGTTAGCTCTAGTGCTAGATTTTTTAAGCATTGCAATGAGTGAGGTAGGTAGTATAAGTGAAAGAAGAATTTTTCAATTGATGAGTGGTACTAGAGGTTTGCCTCCTTTTTTATGTAAAAATGCCGGTTTAAATAGCGGTATGATGATTTTACAATATACCGCAGCTAGTATTGTTAGCCAAAATAAGCAACTATCTAATCCAGCTTCAACAGATAGTATTGTAAGCTCTAATGGTCAAGAAGATCATGTAAGCATGGGCGCTAATGCTGCAACAAAAGCCTTTAAAGTAATTACCAACTTAAAAACGATCCTATCTATAGAACTGTTAACTAGTGTGCAATCATTAGATTTTCATGAGAAGGAAACGTCTAGCGTTTTGAGCTCAATAAAGAGTATTTTACGATCAACAATTGCAGCTTATGATAACGATAGAGTGATGTATACAGATATAAAACAAGCTCAAGAATTTATCGATTCCATGAATATTGATGACCTAATTTTAAATGATTAA
- a CDS encoding cyanophycinase, with amino-acid sequence MKNEDYKGTPKGVLIPIGGNEDKGIEESEQYTLEFVEDGILYHVVQESGGTDAHIVVIPTASSIPVEVGDNYLEAFTTLGCKNVTVLDIRSKADSEKQSSIDLIKKANCVMFSGGNQSKITRKIGGTSIHKILVDRYRNEAGFVIAGTSAGAMAMANEMIAGGSAAESFIKGAVNMYKGLSLIPELIIDTHFIKRGRFGRQSEAIAKFPNLLGIGLAEDTGMIIKNGNQCTVIGSGMVIVFDGSTIKHNNESILEEGTPMTISNMTVHVLSNGDMYDIKNRNVTVLPIEAPFI; translated from the coding sequence ATGAAAAATGAAGATTATAAAGGAACTCCTAAAGGTGTTCTTATTCCTATCGGCGGAAATGAAGATAAAGGAATTGAAGAGAGCGAGCAATATACTCTAGAGTTTGTTGAGGACGGTATTTTATATCACGTGGTACAAGAATCTGGCGGTACTGATGCTCACATAGTAGTAATTCCTACTGCTTCAAGTATACCGGTGGAAGTAGGCGATAATTACTTAGAAGCTTTTACTACTTTGGGTTGTAAAAACGTGACTGTACTCGACATTAGATCTAAAGCAGATTCAGAGAAACAATCTTCTATTGACCTTATAAAGAAGGCAAATTGTGTTATGTTTTCTGGAGGAAATCAATCTAAAATCACCAGAAAAATAGGTGGTACAAGTATTCACAAAATTCTAGTAGATCGTTATAGAAATGAAGCTGGATTTGTAATTGCTGGGACCAGCGCTGGTGCTATGGCAATGGCAAATGAAATGATCGCCGGCGGTAGCGCAGCAGAGTCTTTTATAAAAGGTGCGGTAAACATGTATAAAGGATTAAGTCTTATCCCAGAATTAATAATTGATACCCATTTTATTAAAAGAGGCCGTTTTGGGAGACAGTCCGAGGCAATTGCAAAATTCCCTAACTTATTAGGAATAGGACTTGCTGAAGACACTGGAATGATCATCAAAAATGGAAATCAATGTACGGTTATCGGTTCTGGAATGGTGATCGTTTTTGATGGCAGCACCATCAAGCATAATAATGAAAGTATCCTTGAAGAAGGTACGCCTATGACTATTTCTAATATGACTGTGCATGTTCTGTCTAACGGTGATATGTACGATATTAAAAATAGAAATGTTACGGTGCTCCCCATAGAAGCGCCGTTTATTTAA